A segment of the Arachis hypogaea cultivar Tifrunner chromosome 5, arahy.Tifrunner.gnm2.J5K5, whole genome shotgun sequence genome:
TTTTGAAAGTACGATCAATCTCTTCATTATGTTGTGCAAGAAAGTTTAGAAGTTCTAAAAAATTTCCTTGGTTAACAGAATCATCCGTCTCAACATTACCACGAAAGGCCAATCCTTGTCGCAAAAGAAATCTAATACAATCAATTGTTGCTGTCAAGTGAATTTGATAATTCTTTCTAGCTTGCTCAGATTGTTTTTCAATAGCAGCAATGATGTGTTGTTTTGGTCTCATAAGTGCTTCACATTTTCTCCAAGCCTGATTATGAGCACTATCATGAATCCCAACATGAATTTGTagtctctccttttttttccaatttgaaaAGTCATTAGTTACAAAAGCATCACCACCTTCAGTCTCGGGTTTCATAAGATAACAACAAAGACAAAAAACAGCATCTTTTGATATACTATACTCTAACCAGTTGCCATAGTCATCAAACCAATTAGGATTAAATCTTCGAAAAGAAGAACCATAAGCAGTTTGTGGAAAATCATGAGTCCTTGGTTGACAAGGACCTTTTTGTAAATATGCACATCTAACTTTGTCTCTGTCATTCGGATGATAACTTGAAACCTTTGGTCGTTGTCCTGGATCTGCTATAAGACTCTCTACTTCGAATTCTAAAAACCTCCTTTTATTAGAAGAGGTCGATGAATTATTTTGAGATCCAATCTCCAATGACGAGgttcttttgaaatatttctccattactaataagataaaattataaatctaagttaattaattaataaaaaagttcACAATtctacacaaattaaaaattataaatacaaaattgatATACATATGTCatttaaataaattttcgaattccaa
Coding sequences within it:
- the LOC114924059 gene encoding uncharacterized protein: MEKYFKRTSSLEIGSQNNSSTSSNKRRFLEFEVESLIADPGQRPKVSSYHPNDRDKVRCAYLQKGPCQPRTHDFPQTAYGSSFRRFNPNWFDDYGNWLEYSISKDAVFCLCCYLMKPETEGGDAFVTNDFSNWKKKERLQIHVGIHDSAHNQAWRKCEALMRPKQHIIAAIEKQSEQARKNYQIHLTATIDCIRFLLRQGLAFRGNVETDDSVNQGNFLELLNFLAQHNEEIDRTFKNARGNIKLIAPSIQKDIVRAAAREMTKVIVDDLGDELFAVLVDEARDISIKEQMSICLRYVNKEGQVREHFLGLVHVSNTNALSLKLVLESLLETYNLSLSRVCGQGYDGASNMQGEFNGLKTLILKENSYAFYVHCFAHQLQLTLVTVAKKTS